GTCGACATCTTGAATACCTGCATCTACTGCTTGTTTTTGATAGTTTTGCATTAATTCAGCTGCGAATTGGTCTGCTCTTTCTGCAATAGCACGATCATAAGCTTCTACTGTTGCAAAGGTGCGGGTATCAATGATGTGTGTTAATAAAAGCTTAGCATTATTTCTTTTAGCTACTTCAACAGCCTTTGTAAATGCCCATTCTGCTTCTTTTGAACCATCAACAGCAACTAATATTTTTTTGTATTTTAGTGTCATATTTCTCTCCTCCTTTACCTTTATTATACAATAACTGACGATGGTGTATATATGTTTATGAGTGTAGGACACTAAGAATGTTTAAAGGATTTGGAGTTTTAGAGAGGAGGATGGAAACATGAAAAAATACGAGCAAAACAAACAACCTGACTTTACTTACAATGAAGATGGTGCTAAGCAAGTAAGTG
The DNA window shown above is from Bacillus sp. T3 and carries:
- a CDS encoding universal stress protein; the protein is MTLKYKKILVAVDGSKEAEWAFTKAVEVAKRNNAKLLLTHIIDTRTFATVEAYDRAIAERADQFAAELMQNYQKQAVDAGIQDVDYIVDYGSPKVKIPKDIAKNNDVDLIMCGATGLNAVERFFIGSVSEHIIRYASCDVLVVRTPDAE